One segment of Synchiropus splendidus isolate RoL2022-P1 chromosome 4, RoL_Sspl_1.0, whole genome shotgun sequence DNA contains the following:
- the prkcq gene encoding protein kinase C theta type isoform X3 — MSPFLRIGFSNFEIDPGLAYHEEVLNPYCAVYMKEAIDTEKGKVYKQKKPTMYPPWSTTFDAHIHRGRIMHVMVKDRTAELKSEATVSLDSLATQCKKENGKLEIWLDMKPQGRLLMEAKYYLEKSDVAGLTEEDPELEQEREGLFSLHQRRGAIKQAKIHVVKCHEFSATFFPQPTFCSVCKEFVWGLNKQGYQCRQCNAAIHKKCIDKVIAKCTGSAINSKETMIHKERFKIDMPHRFKVYNYKSPTFCEHCGTLLWGLARQGLKCEECSMNVHHKCQKKVANLCGVNQKLMAEALAIIGSKRPEKSTRDSDIISREGPIGIEQAGVVRAPSGLQAAPPAIREAQGVSWEGPAKTNLSVPDGQREEPLYAVPKKETKFSIDDFILHKLLGKGSFGKVFLAELAKSGQFFAVKVLKKDVVLMDDDVECTLVERRVLSLAWENPFLTHLHCTFQTKENLFFVMEYLNGGDLMFHIQNCHKFDLQRSTFYAAEIVCGLQFLHSKGVIYRDLKLDNVLLDSEGHIKIADFGMCKENMLLESRTATFCGTPDYIAPEILLGQKYNNSVDWWSFGVLVYEMLIGQSPFHGRDEEQLFQSIRTDNPLYPRWLTKDSKDILVKLFVREPEERLGVKGNIRQHSFFSSIDWNAIEHRQVVPPFKPTLTSPSDCSNFDKEFINEKPRLSCADRTLINSVDQTMFRNFSFVNPGMACAAVR; from the exons ATGTCACCTTTCCTGCGGATTGGCTTCTCTAACTTTGAGATTGATCCTGGTTTGGCGTACCATGAAGAGGTGCTCAACCCATACTGTGCCGTCTACATGAAGGAGGCTATCGACACAG AGAAAGGGAAAGTTTACAAGCAGAAGAAGCCCACCATGTACCCCCCATGGAGCACAACGTTTGACGCCCATATCCATAGAGGACGAATCATGCATGTCATGGTAAAGGACAGAACAGCAGAGCTCAAGTCAGAGGCCACAGTTTCCCTCGACTCCTTGGCAACGCaatgtaagaaggaaaatggcaAACTGGAGATTTGG TTGGACATGAAGCCACAGGGCCGTTTACTAATGGAAGCTAAATATTATTTGGAGAAAAGTG ATGTGGCGGGCCTGACTGAAGAAGACCCTGAGTTGGAGCAGGAGCGAGAGGGTTTGTTCTCTCTTCACCAGCGACGAGGTGCCATCAAGCAGGCCAAAATTCACGTTGTAAAATGTCACGAGTTCAGCGCCACGTTCTTCCCTCAGCCGACGTTCTGCTCTGTTTGCAAAGAGTTTGTCTG GGGGCTCAACAAGCAAGGCTACCAGTGTAGAC AGTGTAACGCAGCAATTCACAAGAAATGCATCGACAAAGTCATTGCCAAATGTACCGGCTCCGCCATCAACAGTAAAGAGACGATG ATTCACAAAGAGCGCTTCAAGATCGACATGCCACACAGATTCAAAGTCTACAACTACAAGAGTCCAACATTCTGTGAACACTGCGGGACTCTGCTGTGGGGTCTGGCCAGGCAGGGCCTCAAATGTGAGG AATGTAGCATGAACGTTCACCACAAGTGTCAGAAGAAAGTAGCCAACCTCTGCGGGGTCAACCAGAAACTGATGGCCGAGGCTTTAGCCATCATCGGGAGCAAACGGCCG GAGAAGAGCACCAGAGACTCTGACATTATCAGTCGTGAGGGCCCAATTGGCATCGAGCAGGCAGGTGTGGTGCGAGCGCCATCCGGGCTGCAGGCGGCGCCACCTGCCATCAGAG AGGCACAGGGCGTGTCCTGGGAGGGTCCAGCTAAGACCAATCTTTCAGTCCCAGATGGCCAGCGTGAGGAGCCCCTGTATGCTGTTCCAAAGAAGGAGACCAAATTTTCTATAGACGACTTCATTCTGCATAAGCTGCTGGGGAAGGGAAGCTTTGGCAAG GTGTTCTTGGCAGAGTTGGCAAAGAGTGGACAGTTTTTCGCCGTAAAGGTCCTGAAGAAAGATGTGGTTCTGATGGATGACGATGTAGAGTGCACCTTGGTGGAGAGGAGGGTCCTCTCTTTAGCCTGGGAGAACCCCTTCCTCACACACCTTCACTGCACATTCCAAACCAAG GAGAACTTGTTCTTTGTGATGGAGTATTTGAATGGAGGTGATCTGATGTTTCACATCCAGAACTGTCACAAATTTGACCTGCAGAGGTCCAC GTTCTACGCTGCTGAGATCGTGTGTGGTCTACAGTTCCTTCACTCCAAAGGCGTCATTTACAG AGATCTGAAGCTGGACAACGTGCTGCTGGACTCTGAGGGACACATCAAGATCGCAGACTTCGGCATGTGTAAGGAGAACATGCTGCTGGAGTCGCGCACCGCCACCTTCTGCGGGACTCCCGACTACATCGCTCCAGAG ATCCTGCTGGGTCAGAAGTACAACAACTCGGTGGACTGGTGGTCGTTCGGTGTCCTAGTCTACGAGATGCTGATCGGTCAGTCTCCGTTTCACGGCCGCGATGAAGAGCAGCTGTTCCAGTCCATACGAACCGACAATCCACTGTATCCCCGGTGGCTGACCAAAGACTCCAAGGACATTCTGGTGAAG CTGTTTGTCCGAGAACCCGAGGAACGTTTGGGTGTGAAGGGAAACATCAGGCAGCacagtttcttcagcagcatcgaCTGGAATGCGATCGAACACCGACAGGTGGTTCCGCCATTCAAGCCGACCCTG ACATCGCCCAGCGACTGCAGCAACTTCGACAAGGAGTTTATCAACGAGAAGCCACGGCTGTCCTGCGCCGACCGGACTCTCATCAACAGTGTGGACCAGACCATGTTCAGAAACTTCTCCTTCGTCAACCCAGGGATGGCTTGTGCCGCGGTGCGCTGA
- the prkcq gene encoding protein kinase C theta type isoform X1 gives MSPFLRIGFSNFEIDPGLAYHEEVLNPYCAVYMKEAIDTEKGKVYKQKKPTMYPPWSTTFDAHIHRGRIMHVMVKDRTAELKSEATVSLDSLATQCKKENGKLEIWLDMKPQGRLLMEAKYYLEKSDVAGLTEEDPELEQEREGLFSLHQRRGAIKQAKIHVVKCHEFSATFFPQPTFCSVCKEFVWGLNKQGYQCRQCNAAIHKKCIDKVIAKCTGSAINSKETMIHKERFKIDMPHRFKVYNYKSPTFCEHCGTLLWGLARQGLKCEECSMNVHHKCQKKVANLCGVNQKLMAEALAIIGSKRPVSFSCDKRTLGAVEFTPGSEQEKSTRDSDIISREGPIGIEQAGVVRAPSGLQAAPPAIREAQGVSWEGPAKTNLSVPDGQREEPLYAVPKKETKFSIDDFILHKLLGKGSFGKVFLAELAKSGQFFAVKVLKKDVVLMDDDVECTLVERRVLSLAWENPFLTHLHCTFQTKENLFFVMEYLNGGDLMFHIQNCHKFDLQRSTFYAAEIVCGLQFLHSKGVIYRDLKLDNVLLDSEGHIKIADFGMCKENMLLESRTATFCGTPDYIAPEILLGQKYNNSVDWWSFGVLVYEMLIGQSPFHGRDEEQLFQSIRTDNPLYPRWLTKDSKDILVKLFVREPEERLGVKGNIRQHSFFSSIDWNAIEHRQVVPPFKPTLTSPSDCSNFDKEFINEKPRLSCADRTLINSVDQTMFRNFSFVNPGMACAAVR, from the exons ATGTCACCTTTCCTGCGGATTGGCTTCTCTAACTTTGAGATTGATCCTGGTTTGGCGTACCATGAAGAGGTGCTCAACCCATACTGTGCCGTCTACATGAAGGAGGCTATCGACACAG AGAAAGGGAAAGTTTACAAGCAGAAGAAGCCCACCATGTACCCCCCATGGAGCACAACGTTTGACGCCCATATCCATAGAGGACGAATCATGCATGTCATGGTAAAGGACAGAACAGCAGAGCTCAAGTCAGAGGCCACAGTTTCCCTCGACTCCTTGGCAACGCaatgtaagaaggaaaatggcaAACTGGAGATTTGG TTGGACATGAAGCCACAGGGCCGTTTACTAATGGAAGCTAAATATTATTTGGAGAAAAGTG ATGTGGCGGGCCTGACTGAAGAAGACCCTGAGTTGGAGCAGGAGCGAGAGGGTTTGTTCTCTCTTCACCAGCGACGAGGTGCCATCAAGCAGGCCAAAATTCACGTTGTAAAATGTCACGAGTTCAGCGCCACGTTCTTCCCTCAGCCGACGTTCTGCTCTGTTTGCAAAGAGTTTGTCTG GGGGCTCAACAAGCAAGGCTACCAGTGTAGAC AGTGTAACGCAGCAATTCACAAGAAATGCATCGACAAAGTCATTGCCAAATGTACCGGCTCCGCCATCAACAGTAAAGAGACGATG ATTCACAAAGAGCGCTTCAAGATCGACATGCCACACAGATTCAAAGTCTACAACTACAAGAGTCCAACATTCTGTGAACACTGCGGGACTCTGCTGTGGGGTCTGGCCAGGCAGGGCCTCAAATGTGAGG AATGTAGCATGAACGTTCACCACAAGTGTCAGAAGAAAGTAGCCAACCTCTGCGGGGTCAACCAGAAACTGATGGCCGAGGCTTTAGCCATCATCGGGAGCAAACGGCCGGTCAGTTTTTCATGTGACAAAAGAACGTTGGGAGCAGTGGAATTTACGCCTGGATCTGAACAGGAGAAGAGCACCAGAGACTCTGACATTATCAGTCGTGAGGGCCCAATTGGCATCGAGCAGGCAGGTGTGGTGCGAGCGCCATCCGGGCTGCAGGCGGCGCCACCTGCCATCAGAG AGGCACAGGGCGTGTCCTGGGAGGGTCCAGCTAAGACCAATCTTTCAGTCCCAGATGGCCAGCGTGAGGAGCCCCTGTATGCTGTTCCAAAGAAGGAGACCAAATTTTCTATAGACGACTTCATTCTGCATAAGCTGCTGGGGAAGGGAAGCTTTGGCAAG GTGTTCTTGGCAGAGTTGGCAAAGAGTGGACAGTTTTTCGCCGTAAAGGTCCTGAAGAAAGATGTGGTTCTGATGGATGACGATGTAGAGTGCACCTTGGTGGAGAGGAGGGTCCTCTCTTTAGCCTGGGAGAACCCCTTCCTCACACACCTTCACTGCACATTCCAAACCAAG GAGAACTTGTTCTTTGTGATGGAGTATTTGAATGGAGGTGATCTGATGTTTCACATCCAGAACTGTCACAAATTTGACCTGCAGAGGTCCAC GTTCTACGCTGCTGAGATCGTGTGTGGTCTACAGTTCCTTCACTCCAAAGGCGTCATTTACAG AGATCTGAAGCTGGACAACGTGCTGCTGGACTCTGAGGGACACATCAAGATCGCAGACTTCGGCATGTGTAAGGAGAACATGCTGCTGGAGTCGCGCACCGCCACCTTCTGCGGGACTCCCGACTACATCGCTCCAGAG ATCCTGCTGGGTCAGAAGTACAACAACTCGGTGGACTGGTGGTCGTTCGGTGTCCTAGTCTACGAGATGCTGATCGGTCAGTCTCCGTTTCACGGCCGCGATGAAGAGCAGCTGTTCCAGTCCATACGAACCGACAATCCACTGTATCCCCGGTGGCTGACCAAAGACTCCAAGGACATTCTGGTGAAG CTGTTTGTCCGAGAACCCGAGGAACGTTTGGGTGTGAAGGGAAACATCAGGCAGCacagtttcttcagcagcatcgaCTGGAATGCGATCGAACACCGACAGGTGGTTCCGCCATTCAAGCCGACCCTG ACATCGCCCAGCGACTGCAGCAACTTCGACAAGGAGTTTATCAACGAGAAGCCACGGCTGTCCTGCGCCGACCGGACTCTCATCAACAGTGTGGACCAGACCATGTTCAGAAACTTCTCCTTCGTCAACCCAGGGATGGCTTGTGCCGCGGTGCGCTGA
- the prkcq gene encoding protein kinase C theta type isoform X2, with the protein MSPFLRIGFSNFEIDPGLAYHEEVLNPYCAVYMKEAIDTEKGKVYKQKKPTMYPPWSTTFDAHIHRGRIMHVMVKDRTAELKSEATVSLDSLATQCKKENGKLEIWLDMKPQGRLLMEAKYYLEKSDVAGLTEEDPELEQEREGLFSLHQRRGAIKQAKIHVVKCHEFSATFFPQPTFCSVCKEFVWGLNKQGYQCRQCNAAIHKKCIDKVIAKCTGSAINSKETMIHKERFKIDMPHRFKVYNYKSPTFCEHCGTLLWGLARQGLKCEECSMNVHHKCQKKVANLCGVNQKLMAEALAIIGSKRPVSFSCDKRTLGAVEFTPGSEQEKSTRDSDIISREGPIGIEQAGVVRAPSGLQAAPPAIRVPDGQREEPLYAVPKKETKFSIDDFILHKLLGKGSFGKVFLAELAKSGQFFAVKVLKKDVVLMDDDVECTLVERRVLSLAWENPFLTHLHCTFQTKENLFFVMEYLNGGDLMFHIQNCHKFDLQRSTFYAAEIVCGLQFLHSKGVIYRDLKLDNVLLDSEGHIKIADFGMCKENMLLESRTATFCGTPDYIAPEILLGQKYNNSVDWWSFGVLVYEMLIGQSPFHGRDEEQLFQSIRTDNPLYPRWLTKDSKDILVKLFVREPEERLGVKGNIRQHSFFSSIDWNAIEHRQVVPPFKPTLTSPSDCSNFDKEFINEKPRLSCADRTLINSVDQTMFRNFSFVNPGMACAAVR; encoded by the exons ATGTCACCTTTCCTGCGGATTGGCTTCTCTAACTTTGAGATTGATCCTGGTTTGGCGTACCATGAAGAGGTGCTCAACCCATACTGTGCCGTCTACATGAAGGAGGCTATCGACACAG AGAAAGGGAAAGTTTACAAGCAGAAGAAGCCCACCATGTACCCCCCATGGAGCACAACGTTTGACGCCCATATCCATAGAGGACGAATCATGCATGTCATGGTAAAGGACAGAACAGCAGAGCTCAAGTCAGAGGCCACAGTTTCCCTCGACTCCTTGGCAACGCaatgtaagaaggaaaatggcaAACTGGAGATTTGG TTGGACATGAAGCCACAGGGCCGTTTACTAATGGAAGCTAAATATTATTTGGAGAAAAGTG ATGTGGCGGGCCTGACTGAAGAAGACCCTGAGTTGGAGCAGGAGCGAGAGGGTTTGTTCTCTCTTCACCAGCGACGAGGTGCCATCAAGCAGGCCAAAATTCACGTTGTAAAATGTCACGAGTTCAGCGCCACGTTCTTCCCTCAGCCGACGTTCTGCTCTGTTTGCAAAGAGTTTGTCTG GGGGCTCAACAAGCAAGGCTACCAGTGTAGAC AGTGTAACGCAGCAATTCACAAGAAATGCATCGACAAAGTCATTGCCAAATGTACCGGCTCCGCCATCAACAGTAAAGAGACGATG ATTCACAAAGAGCGCTTCAAGATCGACATGCCACACAGATTCAAAGTCTACAACTACAAGAGTCCAACATTCTGTGAACACTGCGGGACTCTGCTGTGGGGTCTGGCCAGGCAGGGCCTCAAATGTGAGG AATGTAGCATGAACGTTCACCACAAGTGTCAGAAGAAAGTAGCCAACCTCTGCGGGGTCAACCAGAAACTGATGGCCGAGGCTTTAGCCATCATCGGGAGCAAACGGCCGGTCAGTTTTTCATGTGACAAAAGAACGTTGGGAGCAGTGGAATTTACGCCTGGATCTGAACAGGAGAAGAGCACCAGAGACTCTGACATTATCAGTCGTGAGGGCCCAATTGGCATCGAGCAGGCAGGTGTGGTGCGAGCGCCATCCGGGCTGCAGGCGGCGCCACCTGCCATCAGAG TCCCAGATGGCCAGCGTGAGGAGCCCCTGTATGCTGTTCCAAAGAAGGAGACCAAATTTTCTATAGACGACTTCATTCTGCATAAGCTGCTGGGGAAGGGAAGCTTTGGCAAG GTGTTCTTGGCAGAGTTGGCAAAGAGTGGACAGTTTTTCGCCGTAAAGGTCCTGAAGAAAGATGTGGTTCTGATGGATGACGATGTAGAGTGCACCTTGGTGGAGAGGAGGGTCCTCTCTTTAGCCTGGGAGAACCCCTTCCTCACACACCTTCACTGCACATTCCAAACCAAG GAGAACTTGTTCTTTGTGATGGAGTATTTGAATGGAGGTGATCTGATGTTTCACATCCAGAACTGTCACAAATTTGACCTGCAGAGGTCCAC GTTCTACGCTGCTGAGATCGTGTGTGGTCTACAGTTCCTTCACTCCAAAGGCGTCATTTACAG AGATCTGAAGCTGGACAACGTGCTGCTGGACTCTGAGGGACACATCAAGATCGCAGACTTCGGCATGTGTAAGGAGAACATGCTGCTGGAGTCGCGCACCGCCACCTTCTGCGGGACTCCCGACTACATCGCTCCAGAG ATCCTGCTGGGTCAGAAGTACAACAACTCGGTGGACTGGTGGTCGTTCGGTGTCCTAGTCTACGAGATGCTGATCGGTCAGTCTCCGTTTCACGGCCGCGATGAAGAGCAGCTGTTCCAGTCCATACGAACCGACAATCCACTGTATCCCCGGTGGCTGACCAAAGACTCCAAGGACATTCTGGTGAAG CTGTTTGTCCGAGAACCCGAGGAACGTTTGGGTGTGAAGGGAAACATCAGGCAGCacagtttcttcagcagcatcgaCTGGAATGCGATCGAACACCGACAGGTGGTTCCGCCATTCAAGCCGACCCTG ACATCGCCCAGCGACTGCAGCAACTTCGACAAGGAGTTTATCAACGAGAAGCCACGGCTGTCCTGCGCCGACCGGACTCTCATCAACAGTGTGGACCAGACCATGTTCAGAAACTTCTCCTTCGTCAACCCAGGGATGGCTTGTGCCGCGGTGCGCTGA